One stretch of Plutella xylostella chromosome 15, ilPluXylo3.1, whole genome shotgun sequence DNA includes these proteins:
- the LOC105388551 gene encoding isocitrate dehydrogenase [NADP] cytoplasmic — MAGNNTRRLMQYVADHTRISTRAYGTAKRVVAAKPVVEMDGDEMTRIIWEKIKEKLIFPYVKLECLYYDLGLPHRDATDDQVTVDAAHAILKHNVGIKCATITPDEQRVEEFKLKKMWLSPNGTIRNILGGTVFREPILCPSIPRVVPGWTKPIVIGRHAHGDQYKAQDFLVTKPGKVEMVFTGEDGSVEKRLLFNYKTPGVAMGMYNLDDSIRAFAHSSFQVALAKKWPLYLSTKNTILKQYDGRFKDIFEEIYQKDYKKQYEAANIWYEHRLIDDMVAQGLKSSGGFVWACKNYDGDVQSDIVAQGYGSLGMMTSVLMCPDGRTVESEAAHGTVTRHYRMHQQGKPTSTNPVASIYAWTRGLIHRAKLDDTPDLARFATALEEACVECVEGGKVTKDLAICIHGLANTKEGMYLHTEDFLHAIAEQLERKLAK; from the exons ATGGCTGGAAACAACACAAGAAGGCTGATGCAGTATGTCGCTGACCACACTAGGATATCCACCCGCGCCT ATGGGACAGCCAAGCGCGTGGTGGCGGCCAAGCCGGTCGTGGAGATGGACGGGGACGAGATGACGCGCATCATCTGGGAGAAGATCAAGGAGAAACTCATCTTCCCCTATGTTAAG CTGGAGTGCCTGTATTACGACCTGGGGCTGCCGCACCGCGACGCGACCGACGACCAGGTGACGGTGGACGCGGCGCACGCCATACTCAAGCACAACGTCGGCATCAAGTGCGCCACCATCACGCCTGATGAGCAGAGGGTCGAAG AGTTCAAGCTGAAGAAGATGTGGCTGAGCCCGAACGGTACAATCCGCAACATCCTGGGCGGCACGGTGTTCCGCGAGCCCATCCTGTGTCCCAGCATACCTCGCGTGGTGCCCGGCTGGACCAAGCCCATCGTCATCGGACGCCACGCCCACGGCGACCAGTATAAGGCGCAGGACTTCTTAGTTACTAAACCTGGGAAG GTGGAGATGGTGTTCACGGGCGAGGACGGCTCCGTGGAGAAGCGCCTGCTGTTCAACTACAAGACGCCGGGCGTGGCCATGGGCATGTACAACCTGGACGACTCCATCCGGGCCTTCGCGCACTCCAGCTTCCAG GTGGCGTTGGCGAAAAAATGGCCGCTGTATTTATCCACCAAGAACACAATCCTCAAACAATACGACGGTCGTTTCAAGGACATTTTCGAAGAAATCTACCAGAA GGACTACAAGAAGCAGTACGAAGCGGCCAACATCTGGTACGAGCACCGGCTGATCGACGACATGGTGGCGCAGGGGCTCAAGAGCAGCGGCGGCTTCGTGTGGGCCTGCAAGAATTATGACGGCGACGTGCAGTCCGACATCGTCGCTCAG GGCTACGGCTCGCTGGGCATGATGACGTCAGTGCTGATGTGCCCCGACGGGCGCACCGTGGAGTCGGAGGCGGCGCACGGCACCGTCACCCGCCACTACCGCATGCACCAGCAG GGCAAGCCGACCTCCACGAACCCCGTGGCGTCCATCTACGCGTGGACGCGCGGCCTGATACACCGCGCCAAGCTCGACGACACTCCCGACCTGGCCCGGTTCGCTACTGCGCTGGAGGAG GCGTGCGTGGAATGCGTGGAAGGCGGCAAGGTGACAAAAGACCTGGCCATCTGCATCCACGGGCTGGCCAACACGAAGGAGGGCATGTACCTGCACACAGAGGACTTCCTGCACGCCATTGCCGAGCAGCTGGAGCGCAAGCTCGCCAAGTAA
- the LOC105388550 gene encoding O-glucosyltransferase rumi homolog, whose translation MLKFGARFLLICFAIQNTYSESCSKSDDKCTADTENRYSKEVNNWSAEINKKISLALDQYIPCKRANCSCHADVIHKDLLPFKDGITKEQFAQAQAKATKYQVIDGTLYREVDCHFPARCAGVEHYLAELAPQLPDLELAINTRDWPQLNSAWGHPKAPVFSFSKTKDYYDIMYPAWSFWEGGPAISLYPTGIGRWDKHRKSISKAADKWPWAEKEDIAFFRGSRTSGERDALVLLSRSNPDLVDAQYTKNQAWKSDKDTLHAAPAAEVSFEDHCRYKYLFNYRGVAASFRLKHLFLCRSLVFHVGDDWLEFYYPSLKPWVHYVPVSPDASQQQIKRLVQFFKDNDELGKEIAERGFQHIWNNLTDKDVKCYWRRLLKKYSKLLKYKVVKDDKLRKVKI comes from the exons ATGCTGAAGTTTGGTGCCAGGTTCCTGTTAATTTGTTTCGCCATACAAAACACCTATTCAGAGTCTTGCTCCAAGTCTGATGATAAATGCACAGCAGATACTGAAAACAGATATAGTAAAG AGGTTAACAACTGGTCCgcagaaataaacaaaaagaTAAGCCTTGCTTTGGATCAATACATTCCTTGTAAAAGAGCCAACTGTAGCTGCCATGCAGATGTTATACACAAAGACTTGTTACCTTTTAAGGATGGAATTACCAAGGAACAGTTTGCACAGGCTCAAGCTAAAGCAACAAAATATCag GTAATAGACGGCACCCTATACAGAGAAGTTGATTGCCACTTCCCAGCGCGGTGTGCGGGCGTAGAGCACTACCTTGCCGAGCTGGCGCCACAGCTGCCTGACCTGGAGCTGGCCATCAACACCAGGGACTGGCCACAGCTGAACAGTGCTTGGGGACATCCTAAGGCACCTGTCTTCTCTTTTAGTAAG ACTAAAGATTACTATGACATAATGTATCCAGCATGGAGTTTCTGGGAAGGTGGCCCAGCCATCTCACTGTACCCTACTGGTATTGGACGATGGGATAAACACAGGAAGTCAATATCTAAAGCTGctgataa atGGCCATGGGCAGAAAAGGAAGACATAGCATTTTTCAGAGGTTCCAGAACCAGTGGAGAAAGAGATGCACTTGTGTTGTTGTCTCGCTCTAATCCTGATCTTGTTGATGCCCAGTACACGAAGAACCAAGCATGGAAATCTGATAAG GACACGCTGCACGCGGCGCCCGCGGCCGAGGTCTCCTTCGAGGACCACTGCCGCTACAAGTACCTGTTCAACTACCGCGGGGTGGCCGCCAGCTTCCGCCTCAAGCACCTGTTCCTCTGCCGCTCCCTCGTGTTCCACGTCGGCGATGACTGGCTCGAGTTCTACTACCCCTCACTCAAGCCTTGGGTGCACTACGTCCCGGTATCACCCGACGCCTCACAACAACAGATTAAGAGACTAGTACAATTCTTCAAAGATAACGATGAGTTGGGAAAAGAAATAGCAGAAAGGGGCTTCCAGCATATCTGGAATAATTTGACAGATAAAGACGTGAAGTGCTATTGGAGGAGGCTGTTGAAGAAGTATTCTAAGCTGTTGAAGTATAAAGTGGTCAAAGATGACAAGTTGAGGAAAGTAAAGATCTGA